A window from Cryptomeria japonica chromosome 1, Sugi_1.0, whole genome shotgun sequence encodes these proteins:
- the LOC131857745 gene encoding uncharacterized protein LOC131857745, whose product MDACHMLLGRPWQLNRHVVHDGHAKTYTLTRDGVRHKLNPLKEVEERVCINAIIYFIDGRKFLEGMKHKPMCCALIPRVDKEDSVEAHVEVFGLLDEFQDIVFDNVPEGLPPMRKINHQIDLIVEASFPNKAAHRMSPVENEELNRQVQEFFEKRIDLREPESMCGTCSTCTKRE is encoded by the coding sequence atggatgcatgtcacatgCTGTTAGGGAGGCCATGGCAATTAAATAGGCATGTTGTACATGATGGTCATGCAAAAACCTATACCCTAACAAGGGATGGAGTTCGCCATAAGCTGAATCCcttgaaggaggtggaagaaaGGGTATGTATTAATGCCATAATATATTTTATTGATGGAAGGAAATTTTTGGAAGGCATGAAACACAAACCTATGTGTTGTGCTTTAATTCCTAGAGTGGATAAAGAAGATAGTGTAGAGGCACATGTAGAGGTTTTTGGTTTGTTGGACGAGTTTCAGGACATTGTGTTTGATAATGTACCTGAGGGTTTACCACCTATGAGGAAGATCAATCATCAGATTGACTTGATCGTAGAAGCCAGTTTTCCAAATAAGGCAGCCCATAGAATGAGTCCTgtagaaaatgaagagttgaatcGACAAGTTCAAGAGTTTTTTGAGAAAAGGATTGATCTAAGAGAGCCTGAGTCCATGTGTGGTACTTGCAGTACTTGTACCAAAAGAGaatag